A stretch of Bacteroidia bacterium DNA encodes these proteins:
- a CDS encoding HAMP domain-containing histidine kinase, whose protein sequence is KIIICVSDNGTGIPPEQIKYLFDKNQFVQTKGTANEEGTGLGLKLCKEFIELNNGKIWVESNQGSGSRFYISVPA, encoded by the coding sequence TAAAATTATTATTTGTGTTTCCGATAATGGAACCGGAATCCCCCCTGAACAGATAAAGTATCTTTTTGATAAAAATCAGTTTGTACAAACAAAAGGAACAGCAAATGAAGAAGGAACAGGGCTTGGACTAAAATTGTGCAAAGAATTTATTGAACTGAATAACGGAAAGATTTGGGTTGAAAGTAATCAGGGTTCAGGAAGTCGGTTTTATATTTCAGTTCCAGCTTAA
- a CDS encoding sigma-70 family RNA polymerase sigma factor yields the protein MEASYSDEQIIQGIKDRNNMILYYLYSEYQEEIIDFIMTNKGSRKEAEGIFQDSFVKFYQKIHEKEFVLRKSFDAYFKSICLNTWVSEVKLKNRKSSTGVIPEEIDDTEMVLFYEYKNEQLRKIIGKEFSKLGENCRRILKMYYFQRKQMAEIAFLMDYKNAQIAMNKKYKCLIYLKELIEKHPTFKSLINE from the coding sequence ATGGAAGCCTCTTATTCTGACGAACAAATAATACAAGGAATCAAAGACAGGAATAATATGATTTTATATTATTTGTATTCAGAATATCAAGAGGAAATAATTGATTTTATTATGACAAATAAGGGAAGTCGAAAGGAAGCAGAAGGTATTTTTCAGGATTCATTTGTGAAATTTTATCAGAAAATTCATGAAAAGGAGTTTGTTTTAAGAAAATCTTTTGACGCTTACTTCAAAAGTATTTGTTTGAATACATGGGTTTCAGAAGTGAAATTGAAAAACAGAAAAAGTTCTACAGGTGTAATACCCGAAGAAATTGACGATACAGAGATGGTTCTTTTCTATGAATATAAAAATGAACAACTGCGAAAAATTATTGGAAAGGAATTCTCAAAACTCGGTGAAAACTGTAGGAGAATATTAAAAATGTATTATTTTCAAAGAAAGCAAATGGCTGAAATAGCCTTTCTTATGGACTATAAAAACGCTCAGATAGCAATGAATAAAAAATACAAGTGTCTGATATATTTAAAAGAACTAATAGAAAAACATCCCACTTTTAAAAGTCTGATAAATGAATAA